A segment of the Eubalaena glacialis isolate mEubGla1 chromosome 14, mEubGla1.1.hap2.+ XY, whole genome shotgun sequence genome:
CCTTTTTAATACTCTTACAGGTAGAAAGAGTATAAAGCAAATTCTGGAATGGTGATTACTTGCAAACCAATGTCAATGGAATTGCTTGGAGTGTcgagtttttatttttgaaagatgcccaatgaaaggaaaaatcagaatgCAATTTCAAGAGGAGAATAGGTTTTGTGAACTCTGTCATCTCTTCATTTTGCCTCTATGCAAAGAAAATTGTATCTTATGTTCCAAGTCACAGTACATTTGTCCACAGATAGTTTTATGCCATAGTCACCACCAGCAATTTTCTGTCAAAATGTTTACGttatctgtgggtctgtttcagaaactgacaaaaattgttaggctgaaggaaagaaatttcaGTGAGTTTAGTATATGCTTTGGCTTCCTTACCAAATTCAAATGCTGCTTGCAAATTATATGACATTGCAATATTACGCCAGTTACATCATTTGGAAGATCTATTTGAGAATATCAAATTTAATTGTTATGTTCTTCATATGTTTGCAGACATTGACTTTGGAGAAGGCTCTGATTGGAGATTTCATTAAACTGGGGAAGTTCTCAGGTAAGACAAAAtgcttccatttctctctctttttttctgacttttgttGCAGAGCCATCCATGTTTATGTTGATTTTCCTATGGGGAGTGATTTATTTCAGGCTAACTTGTGATGAATAtctttttcatgattaaaaagaGTACTTTTTAACCTTAGGCTATGGCAGATGTGTGCataaatatgaaacagaaacGAAGCCTAAGGTTgacttgtttgctttttaatcctttttcccctctacaatttttttttttaaataaaagttcagTAGTTCTCAAGAACTATAGTTTGGATAAATCAAATTTTTTGGTTCCGAAGCCCAGTGTTTAACACTGGCGATGACATGAACTGTTGAATAGACTTAAGGGAGTTGCTTATCTGAGTATCTATTTAATCCTGACTGTGCTTGTTCACGGTTCACATGCTATAACCTTGGGCATATATCTCTTCTTATCAATACAAAGAGGGACTCTTCCATTTGGAAACTTATGGAACAACTAGAAATAATTAAAAGCACCCTTTATGTTTGTATATGAGATTGGTCCATGTTCTATTTTGTATAGAATATCTTTAATGGTTTTGTAATCATGATTGTATGTTTCTTATAGAAGGAACCATGTGATGTTATTTGGATAACCTAAAAGaaaattctgtaaaatgggagatctttgttcattaaaaataaataaataaataatgtattaaGTGAGAGGAGCTAGACTCATATCACAGAACAGTAACATACATGTTTCAAAGCGCTAAGTTAATCAGAAATGCATATGACAAATTAGTACATATGTGAGAATCAACAGAAATGTAGttccagtttaaaatttttatttcacttttctagATTAATTAACAGTGAATAGAGCAGTGTTTCTTGTACTTTTGCCACATTCTTTGGATTATCTTTGATTCTGGTCCACATTATCTGTTGTATTGTCCTATTCTGGTGCATTCCAGAGGACTACTACTATGGGTATTACATACTAGTTTCTGAGATTCCTCTGACTCTGATTGTTTAGGGTTCAGTAATTAGCATATGGAGGTATTCTACCTCTGGTGTGTTTCTACTGTCCTGGATCTCTTTGATTCACTTCTGAATTTCTGGTGCAGTTAAGTCTTGATATAAATCTTTTCAAATACACTCTAATGACTGTAAAAGTTCTCTGCTGTCGGAGGTTAGAATTTAACATTCCCAGAAAAAAACTATCTTCCGAGGGGCTCCATTTAtgacccttctttgtctttcaaaaACCCTTTGGTCTCCGCTTACTTCCTTACCTGTCATCACCTGAGCTGTGGAAGGCTGCAAGGGAGAAGAGGGCTAGAGTTGCCAGCTTTAGCAAACGAGAACACCTGGGAGGGGCAGAGACTGTTTTTGGTGGCACCTCTGAGCTATCCGTTAGATACCCAACTGGAGATGTTGAATACAAATTAGAtatctggactttttttttttttaagatttccaaaacaacaaaacatttatCTTGAGATTTGAGAATAATGGGAAAATTAAGTAATGGGAATTGGACCCTCATGGGGGTCTTCTGGGAAATCGGAGGCACCACGCTCTTCTGCAGGTCTATGCTTCTCCAGTTTAGCAATCAATTCTTTCGCTGGATTGAAGACGCCATTGGTCTGCTGGTCACAGACATAGCAGCGCCGGGTGGTGTGGAAATGCTGCAGCGCACAGCTCTCGCAGAAGTAATGCCTGCCCTTGGTGACAACTGGGTTTTGGAAGGTCTGGCGACAGATGAAACACTTGAGTGGTATTTCCTCTTCATCGCTTCCCACTTCATAGTTTTCGTCCTCATAGACACCATAGCGACCCTCATCAAACTCACGTTCGATCTGCCCCCCATGCTTGTAACCTGAACGGTCCTGGAGGAATTTGCAGCTGTCTCCGAAGCCGCAAAAGCCAGTCTCCTCGTAGTCCATTGAATTCAGATATTAGATATCTGAATCTGTACCTTGGGGAAAGTTTCTGGTCAAATTGGGAGCCATTGGAAGATTAAAGCGTGAAACTAGATTAGAGGACCAAGCGACTGAGTTGAGATAAGGGAACCAAACATTAGCTCTGGACAACAACATAGGTTTAGAATATGTGTAACTAAGTTAGTTCATTATGTGTTATAAACCTGTAAAAGTCTGTATATTCACATTGGCCTAaaaccttattttcattttttcccccttgggaAAATAGAGGATCAACTTAATTTGGATTTGCCTTCAATACTGAGACGTGTTGTAACACTTACCTTATCAAGATGGTTTCTGTAGGGGGTGGGACACTGCAGTGAGCCCTTAGCAACCTGAACCTGTGTGATAACGGGCTGGAATATAGCAGGTTTCTACTGTGTACCGGGTTCTTATTCATATTCTATAGGAAAGGGAAGGCTGGCTTTACTAACGGGAACTTTaagtaatttttctgtttttgaagcaCCAAAACCATctttattatattattcattcaggagctttttctctttctgaagggAAATGTCTTGGCAAATGTGAATgtgcttccattttctttcttgttaattCTTTTCACATGATAAATTGCAGGGAACTGTTCTGAAATCCCTTGAAATTGAAAAGTCAGCCTACATGAATGCTTAGGAGCAAAGGTTTTAAACATAATAAGTCCATAGACATTCAGCTGAGAGAATTTTCAGAAACAGTTGCAGTAGACTGCTACCTTTTATGGGTACATGTAGATTCATTTGCATACTTTTCAATACTTCCTGCTTAGGTGGTCAATCTGAGTTATCTAAAATGATTGCAAAGCCTCCaaggattatttaaaatatttgatatttttggaAGTTAAGGTCATTCACTAGGTAACCTTTTCTTTAATATTCAGTAAGTGAAAACAAAGACATGTTTTTGAATTTCTCCTCATTTCCAGTGATACAAAAATGAACTATATCTGTTTCTAACCTGGCCTCCATGCCCCTGTGTGCCCCAGGTCATAATGGAGGTcaagtcattatttttttcatttaaaaatgaatatatgttcataaaacatttaaaagcaccttcagggacttccctggtggtgcagtggttaagactccatgctcccaatgcaggggtcccgggttcaatccctggtcagagaactagatcctgcatacctcaactaaagatccctcatgccgcaacgaagatcccacgttgccacaactaagacccggcaccaccaaataaataaataaatattaaaaaaaaaaagcactttcaAATTATTTAAGCATTTTGGACCTTTTATTAATTCATAATAAATTTTCAtgggataatttaaaatatcaaaataattttgactTATCAGAAATCCAAGTATTGAATTTACCTGTTTGTATGCTCATActacaaataaaaaccaaaatcaaactTACACTACTGAATGTATGTTGGGGAAAAGAATATTCACACAACCTCAAATAaatgcccccccccaaattatTAATTATGATGAGAAAAAGCTTCTTTTACAATGAAGAGATCTGGTAGATACTAAATTAACTGAGGGATAAAACTACATATTACTAATAATGGGCAAAATGCCATTGTGTTCCTTCTGATGAAATACTTTGGGAAGCATCCTTGCTGAAAATGCTTAAAATCTAAACAATGGAACATCAGACAAGTCTACATGTGGACACAACACACATGGCTtgtctctttaaaaatgttaattatgtgaaagaaaaaaaaagagacgggTATTCTAGATTAAACGAAACTAAAGAATACCAAAGGGTCATTTATAATCATTTATAATATTAGACTCTAGATAGAAACATTTGAATATAAATTGCCTATTGAATATCATTGTATCAATGTTAGACATCTGGTTGTAATTATAGTATTTTGGTAACGTAAGAAAATACCTTTGTTCCTTGGAGATATATTTAGGGGAGAAATGGAATAATATCTACAACTTACTTTCacaaatttataaatgaatacaAACCCTCATGCAGGTAGAGAGGGATAGATGAAGAATATGTGGGAAAATGTTAACAATTCGTGAATCTCACAATATTGGTGAAGGGTACATGAGTATTCATTGTCCtattctttcaaatttattgTAAGTTTTAGATCATTCAAAAAAAGttgggaaaataaattatatacacatgaaaggaaaataaatagaactgaaaaatatacctCTCAATATAAATGAATCCAATTTAAGGAAATCATTTTTAATAGTTATAGTAATTATTGTTGTGATGTTTCTAATAAGAGCTTATTTTAATATAGTGCTTACACTTTACCAAACACCCTTTTGGGGATCATTTAATGCTCAGAAACTCCAGTGGTGTCATGCTGAATGATCATTGCTATTATTATCactttttacagatggagaaacttgATTCTGTAAATTTAAATTCCTTGTCCAagattttacagattaaaaaaacggGAAACTGTAACTCACACCCAGGTCACTCAATTCTaagtattttctgtgttttactCACTAGATTCTTGTGTTTATACATTTATGAGTTTGTGTGttttttcaataattaaaaaCCTTTGAAAATTACATGATTCATCGTTAATTTTAGTGGGTATGCTGTGGGGCTAATGAAACACATAATGTAAACTCAGTTTCTGTATGAGGGAGAAATATCCAGGGTTTCCCATTACTCTGCTGCAAATGAATGGAATTGGGATCACAGGGCCAGATCACAAAGTATTTTTGCTTCAAGAAAATGTCATCTTTGCAATTTGTGTATGCTCTTTTAATAGTGGCTTACATCTGctctttttatttacatattatgcCCCGGTGACAGTTATAACTTTAGTTCAAATACCTAAATTGTTATAGTTCTTGagaatttcacatttttttaatttgaaaaacattacTCCAAATTCAATAAGAAAACCTTATTTAAGTGTTGTAAATTTgcaaagaaatgtctatttcctcCATACACTCTGCAAGTCGAATAGATCCCAGGAACAAGTTCCTGTAATTGTTTTTTATGACAATGTGTTTTGtagtttctttaatgattagaTGATAGACATACTTATCGTGTGAAAAAGTTGCCATTAGCTGGAATTTGTTTGTTTAGCAATTTTATCTGACATTTTCCATTACTTCAGATTCATATTGAGGCCAAAAGCTCAGCCTCTCTGCACGGATGCCAAATCAAATCTCAGAGGCAGAGttctgggtgaagtagaaaagaatagctttattgctttgccaggcaaagagggatacagcaggctcctgccctcaaaaactatgcgtcccaacctgggaggattcCATGAGCGGTTTTATGGCAATAGTTCAGgtgtggggttgctgataaggatcaggtgTGAGCAGGGTTTGCAATCCTTTAATCTCATCTAATGGttggtctcctaatcttgatgagcttctctggtccctttaatcttgtcTCAGGtagtttcttgactgctcctccctggattagcaactgttcgaatctgccctttggaactcaaggaaggtcaagggaggctggagtcttgcctacaagaaatgggggacaaaaaggCTTTCAtgcccaggaaccccacagggTCCTTCTCGGTTTCAATATTAACAAAGGCATACAAGTTACTGTACAAGTCAGTGTCTTGTGGAACTAAGCAAAGTGGGCCTTGAGATAcggtttttccctttgtaattgtATCACTGTATATCTTGACTCCAGCTTATACGGTTTATGAGCAAGTCTTTAATTATATATGTCAGTCTCAGGCTTCATCTGCAAGAGTTGCAGTCATAAAGTGATTGACATAGATGCTCTGTTGCCTTTGGGTTACTGTTCAATGGTTTCAGGGAAGGTTGGCCCTCTCCTCCACTGCGGCTACCTTGTAGGTGAAAGTGCCATTATATGGCTTGATTTTTTTACTGCCgtgctttatccattcctcttttcATCCCTTCATAAAGAGTTTACTGAatagttaaaaatagaaaataagatttggaaaaagaaacctaaggagggaggagagttctaataaatattaaaatatgttaatagctctgataattaaaataataggatactgatataaaaaaaatcattacaacCAGAGGCATGGCTAACTCTGAAACAGACTGTAGTTTAATAATAATTCAGCATAAACAAATTTGAtcaataagtaaaaaatattcaataaatgctaatAATAGAGTGACTGGTctttgggaaaataaataaatgtagactCACATAACAACATATGCCAAAACAAATTTATATGGTTTTAAGGgttaaacataaaaagaaaaaacaaacaaataataaacagctgagaaaaaaaagcaagcacaTGGACGTTTATATGCAGAGAATTTCTTTGGTTTAAAAGCtgggggaagaaaataaaaaaagacaataagtAAAGTTTACTAGGTAAACATTAAAGATATTTAGATGCTAAGAAAAAAAGTACAGAGCAAATAATTGCTGGCTAAATGTTCCCAGACAATAGGAGAAACAAAGAGTTAATGTTATAAAGACCATAAATGTATTAAGAACAATAGATGTCAGAGGGCAAAGCTCTGATAAAGTCATTTTGATCTTAAACAATCCTTAAAAGAAATTGGAATAAAGGATGGAAAACTTCGGGAATTTTCTTTAGCTGATTATCTGATGTAGCCTCTTCAGAGCTAGTAATTCTGAAGAGCTAGAGATTTGCAAACAagcttttgatattttttgtgTTCCAAATAACTAATTTTGAACACCTTGGCTATTTACTAAATCCCTCTTAAAGGAACCAACTCCATTAATAGTAAAATGTAGATTACCTATGCATGTTGTAATGTAAGGAAAAGCCAGAAAGAAAGAGTCTGGTAAGCATTGTGTGAAGCTTCTTAAAGCAAATTATATCAGGAATCAGGAATaactgctctttctttttttttttttttttaacgtctttattggagtataattgctttacaagggtgtgttagtttctgctttataacaaagtgaatcagctatacatgtacatatatccccatatctcctccctcatgtacatatatccccatatctcctccctccctcttggatccctatcccacccctctaggtggtcacaaagcactgagctgatctccctgtgctatgcggctgcttcccactagctatctattttacatttggtagtatgtattagtccatgcaactctctcacttcgtcccagcttacccttccccccaccccgtgtcctcaaatccattctctacatctgtgtctttattcctgtcctgccccgaggttcttcataaccatttttttttttttttttttttttagattccatatatatgtgttagcatgcggtatttgtttttctctttctgacttacttcactctgtatgacagactctagttccatccacctcactacaaataactcaatttcgtttctttttatggctgagtaatagtccattttatatatgtgccacatcttctttatccattcttctgtcgatggacacttaggttgcttccatgccctggctattgtaaatagtgctgcagtgaacattgtggtacatgactctttttgaattatggttttctcagggtatatgcccagtagtgggattgctgggtcttctggtagttctagttttagttttataaggaaccaccatactgttctccattgtggctgtatcaatttacattcccaccaacagtgcaaaagggttcccttttctccacaccctctccagcatttattgtttgtagattttttgatgatggccattatgactggtgtgaggtgacacctcattgtagttttgatttgcatttctctaatgattagcgatgttaagtattctttcacgtgtttgttggctatctgtatatcttctttggagaaatgtctatttaggtcttcggcccatttttggattgggttgtttgtttctttgatactgagctgcatgagctgcttgtaaattttggagattaatcctttgtcagttgcttcatttgtaaatattttctcccattctgagggttgtcttttcgtcttgtttatggtttcctttgctgtgcaaaagcttttaagtttcattaggccccttttgtttattttttttatttccatttcgctaggaggtgggtcaaaaaggatctttctgtgatttatgtcatggagtgttccgcctatgttttcctctaagagttttatagtgtctggccttacacttaggtctttaaaacaaaaaagatacagGACCACTAAACAGTGGGAATCTTTGTAACAGTAAAAGAATTCAGTGGAAAATGAGTAAAGAATCCTAAAGTGTAATTTACAAGAGGAAAAAAGAggtaaacaaatagaaaataattcaaCCACAGTATAATTAGTTAAATATGCTTTTTCTAAAAATGAGATACATTTTCCCTTGCTTAATTAGCAAAAGTTTTGAAAAAGTAATACTATTTTTTCTGGTCTTCCATGAAATGGACAGTATTATGTGTTGCTTCT
Coding sequences within it:
- the LOC133074688 gene encoding E3 ubiquitin-protein ligase RNF113A-like, yielding MDYEETGFCGFGDSCKFLQDRSGYKHGGQIEREFDEGRYGVYEDENYEVGSDEEEIPLKCFICRQTFQNPVVTKGRHYFCESCALQHFHTTRRCYVCDQQTNGVFNPAKELIAKLEKHRPAEERGASDFPEDPHEGPIPIT